CCCCCACCTTCCCCTCCGACGCTGCCATCGTCGAGAGCGCGGCGAGGTTTTCTGTCTTCGCATCCGAGGAGTCCCCCACTTCGAGCTCCGGAGGAGGCATCTCGCCGAGGCTGAAGGTGGAACAGCTGGACCCCGATTCGCCCCCTTCCGTCCCCGTTCTCCCCTCGCCGAAGACGAAGAGATCACCGGCGAAGAGGAAAGGGACGTGCGAGAAAAGCAAGGTATGTAAATTAATCGACCTTCCACGAAGCCAGCCCCCTGAGACATTCCTATTTTGGAACGCAGGCGAGGGGAACAGCAAAAAAAATCAAGAGGACCGAAGAGAAAAAAGACCCAACCAAGGCCACGGCGACGGAGGAAGACACCGCCGACGAGAAGCTCCCCTACGTTCACGTCCGCGCTCGCCGAGGACAAGCAACCGATAGCCACAGCTTAGCAGAGCGGGTACTCCACACCACCACTGCTACTCGATTAATTAACGACTAAAATACTTCATCTAACTGTGGGATTATCACTAATCCCATTGTTTACAATTTATAGGCTCGAAGGGAGAAAATAAATGCGCGGATGAAGCTTCTGCAGGAGCTGGTCCCCGGCTGCAGCAAGGTTGGTAATTTTCTCAATCATTCCCGGGATTTGATGGTACTTGTTCCCTAATTGGCATTCTAATTATACTTGGATGGCATCGATAGGCTCAAAGCTTTTAGCGTTCCTTACGCAATCAATTTTGCAAATTACTTCCTTGTTACGCATAAAAGGTCGATTCTTGACCTTTTAGTAGGAGAAAAGTTAGCAGATGAGGGAGTGGCGTGCATTTGATTTGCCTGGAGCCAGTGATAGGCGATGTAGTTTGGCCCATCAAACATCTTGTCGGCTTGCTTTTGTAAGCTACATTGTCTGTCCTTTGACTGGGCCAAACTTGGTCGGATTCATTTGGGCATTTCCCTTCCATTATGATCCGGCGTTGCTATTGTGATTAGGTGTCTAATCCCACATCCAGTTGTTGGGTGTGTTTATTTGTTGGTTTGTGAATCGATTCCATGCCGCAGCAGAACCATGTACAGCGATTGATGTGCATGGGGTTGCTGCAAATTGGTGCCCTCGGGTGAATTGAAGAGGATGGAACCAAAGTGATGGTCCAGGCGCCGATTGCAGGCAAAGTTTAGAGAGGACAGAGACATGATGTGATTAGTGTGGTCGAGTGCCCTATCACGCAAGTCTATATGTGAGACAGACGTAACGGGTACAGCTATATAAAAGCTTGCAACATCAAGATGACATGGATGGATTACAAAGAACACAAGTCATTACCATCATAATATATAAATATTGGAGAGAAAGACTTATATGGTCCCTCGCTATAGAAGCTCTCCATGACTACCCTAAACACTTTTGATTATATTTAGGTTTCATTTAGCTAATGAATAGGTTAAATAGAACAAAAGTTATAGGTGTATAGCGCCTTTTATTGAGCTTTCCCTAAAGGGAGGGTCCTCATATGCACCCATTTACTGTACCAGTTGCTTAAATTGATGTGCTCGTTTGTTAATATCATATGCATTTTTTTTCCCAATACAAAATACATTCACTGTCACACTACTACACTAGGGAACATGACTTCTGTGGAGGGCCGTACTCTGCCATTgatgattaattaataaaaagctaattAATCTTCCCTGCTGAAACTAAAATTCAAGGAGCTCACAGCGTTAAATTTTTGTATTATTTCCTGAAGCAGCCTAAGTGAAATTAACAGTGACTGTTACAGTGACTGAACATTGATCCTCTTCAGGATTGCACACAATCTTTTGGCTGAAACTAACAAAAACTTTATTGCATAACCTTTTGGAATGCACGTTTTTGAAAGTGGAGTGTAGAATGAATTAATTCTCCGATCTGTCTTTTTTGACGCAGATAACAGGTACAGCTTTAGTTCTTGATGAAATCATCAACCACGTACAGTCTCTGCAAAGGCAAGTTGAGGTACCGTTCTTGACTGTCTGTACTGTTGTTTGCCAGTCTCAAATTTATGCTTTAATGAACGGTTTATCTGCGAGAAAATTTTACTTTACCcttgtacttttatttttttatcctaTAATTTATGCTTTAAATATTACTTTTTTTATCtcttataattattataaaatgaaAGTAAAATATCAGAATCCTCCGTTAACATTAATAAAGAGGAGACTGTTAATCCACATTAATGGCGTGTGTAAGAAActgaataaaattataatttcacTTATATTGCTTGTTGAGCTGTTCTGTTTTTTAAGCCCTTTCTGCTCTTAACTCTTATTCTTAAATTGTTTTACATCTTATGATCTTTTTCAAACaaactcaaattaaaaattaatatttcacACTCATAggtctaatttttttattatatatatatatttacattttttatgaaataaactattttattgtactcaattaaattaactattttaaattaatctatcaaatatttttttaattattgttacATGTTGCAAACTTTAAAATATCATAAAGGGCAATGTAAAAAAAAAGACAGATTATGTGCTGTATTAAATGAATTTTGtctatatttaatattaaaaaaaaatcactgtAATACTGTTTATTCTCAGTTCCTGTCGATGAGACTTGCGGCAGTCAACCCGTGCATCGATCTTAGCTTCCTGGACCACATTTTATCGACGCAGGTAAGACTCTAATTATCTATAAAAGATGAAATAATTTTATGAGCATTTTCCAAAAGTTCTTTTAAGATTGATATTTATCGGTCCAATTTTCCAGTATAACAGTATgtaactttattttttattaaaaaagtaTCACAAACTAATTTCTAAATAAATTTGTCTCAATTTTTAATGACTAAACTTTTATTTCTAAACAtcaaaaagtttaaaattattaatttaaatgatTGAATACCTTTTCCCTTGTGCGTAAAATTTGAATTACTTTCTATGTTAGAATGTACCAAAATTTAAATGTGTTTACAACTCCTATGTGCtattaagttattattatttagATATTATTGAATTATTCAATGGGAATGGGTGGTATCGAATTGTATAATAAAACTTATTTAGTTACAATTAATGTGTAAAATTTAAGTTGAATATTTATAATTCTTAATTGTTACCAaactataatattaaaatattgcaAAATTATATTTAGAAAGTGTTATTAAATTGTTCATTTGTTctgtataatactttataattaatcataaattcatttttaaattccCTCCCAGTTGGAGGTGTACGACAGCTAAGTTATTAAATAGGTATTTTTACAGGACAATCTAAAGttctccttgttttttttttcacctACAATAATTGGCTGCAACGGTCCGCGATTGAAAGCGGCCAGCCACCAACCCCTGTTATTCTTTTTCTCCTTTGTAGCACACAGTCACGACTCCTGTTAAATGCTTGCACCGTACGGCCGCTCGCTGTTTGCGGGTGGTCCACCGTCCACGTACGAGACCTGTACGTAATTGGCGAAAGGCTTCACATTTATGTTCTTTGACGTGTACTGCGATGTTGGCAGTGCGAACCTGGCGCTGGTGCTGCTAACGGAAGAGAAGCGTTGGCCTGGAATCCTGCTCCGTGGTCACCGGATTCCGCTATTGCAGGCGAAGACGTACGACGACTACTACTGCCGCGGCAGTACCAGGTCTGGCACCTCGACCTCCTCGGCCCCCAACAATCATCCATGGCGTGGGAGAGGGATGCAACGCCGCATCACAATGCCCTTCCCTTCCCCGGGACAGGAACCGGGACCTCCCTCTTTGGCTATGATAGCACCAATTCAGGTAATCTCTCCTCCGATTCTGTTGCATTAAACTCTGAATTAACTAATCCAATTGCCAAACGGCTCCTAGAGTTTTATTAAGATATATATTTAACAGACAGGTGACATTTTGGCATCGTGATGATAAAGTATTGAGGggttttaatattaataaaactTTGGGGGTAGAGTGTAGCTGTGCAGAGAGctagctaatttttttttctttctcaaaCTTAAATGCGCACCTTTTTTCCAATGATTTTTTTCCCCCTTTGCTACGAGATCCGTTTCTTGGGGATCGGAAATGCTTACTGCCGTATGGCATCGCAGAGGACCCAGCGCTATAAATAATTGCTTCAGGCAACGAGGGACCTCCTGCAATGCGCCACAGCTGCTTATTCCAATCTGGTCCCATTGGTCCCCTcaccatgtagatttcctctacAAGTCTCTGTCTCTTCTTCTGACGGCCTTCTGCCTTGGGAGAAAAAGTTGGTCTCATAAACTCTATTCTAGCGCGTAATTCACTAGCGGTGCAGTACATGCTTAGTTGGTTCGTGTGCTTCTTTATATTGAGAAATGGTATTGGCCATGCCATTTTGCGACTTTCAAACTTTGCCAGCTGATAAGTTTCCTTCTTGCTTTGCCTTGGCTATCACAGACGGTGACACATGATAAATAGTGCCTTTACATCTCACCTTGTCTTGTCTAGTTCTAGCTGGCATCAAACGAGACTCAGTCACTCAGTCCCAGTGCAAAACAACTAGGAGACTACTTGTGGGCCATAACTTTAGATGAAAGATCCCTTTCATCCAGATTTGGCCAGAGATAGGATACTTATTCACTTGTCTCCATGGTTAATGATAGAATCCCTTTCCTATGCttattgaattattaattaacATTATGGGGCATTTTGAAAATTATCGATATTCTGACATGCATACCGGAAGTCGAAGCATCATTCTGGGTACTTCAGACTGATTTAAAATATATTGGCTTTATAGGCATCAATACACCAATTAAATAAATGTAGGTAAAGCTGACTTTTGCATAATGTTCTTTAATTACTTGCAATAATTGTCGCATGCTGAGTCACTCTTCACAAAATAGTAgttgaagggatgagaagctaaactaaatcATTCACTCACTCACATACATTGCAAAGGTGATAACACTCATCCTAGGCGCCTCTCAGAGTTTATCTCCAGATTATACAAAGAGAGATAAATCATGAGTAACTACATCTGAGCAGTGACCAGTACATGACGTTGATTTCCTCTGTCTAAAAAAAGTTAGCATTTATCTTAACTGTTTATGAACATTTATGCTCACATATAATGCATATACACTATATTAAAGGGAGTGAAAAGTGAAAGaaacaataaaatttattttttcccgACACATTTTCAATTGAATTCTTAAAATATACTTACAAATAACTGAATAAGAGGTTTCTTTTGTTGAATCTCAATCATACCTATATATTTCCTTTGTTATTTCAAGTTGTTTATATATACGTTTCTCTTTGTAGTGCCTCTGAACGCGAGCCAATCGAAGACAGAACTCTAAACTGAAATATCATCAGTTCTCTCGTATTTCTGATATAACATCTGTAATTATGCTCTAATTGACGTAGTAATCAATTCAGAAAACTAAGGCAAGTATGATCCTCTAATTCCTGATGATTGTATTGTGCTTATGAAGGCTCTAATGTCCCCATATATTCAAGCAGCAGATTTTATTTATGCTATTAATCTACCTATTTTAAACTTCCATATCTGTGGTAGTGAAATATGGAGATCACCATATTTTAATCTAGTGGACTAAGCTAAGCATGATTTTTAAACTTCGAGCCCTGTATGTTGAAGATGTATTCAGCATTGTTTTTAGATAACATATATAACGATCCACTTGATTATTTTGTTCAGATAATATATAGTGAAAGCTCTCAAATTTTTATTTGTTgaataagataaattttaaacTGAAGATCTTAGAGATAACATTTGATTGTTAATTTTATCATCCTGGTAAGGTTAATGACCTGTTTACTTCAATCTTTGCTTGCTTGAATAGGCCATGGTTTGGACTCTTGCTGGTTTAAGTTCCTTGCCACTTTCAATTTTTTTGATCAAAATTCAAGTgtggtttattattattttttttcacaaAGCTTGTTATTGACAATGAAAATTAAGTGCACCAGCCATCCAATGGATAGGAACATCGAACATTATTAATCTACAAATAATTGATCGATCTTTTACTACCAGTCATCCAATGTAGACTTGCAACTTGTGATATCTAACAAGCAGCACAATACTAGCGTAAGAGAAGTACTGGATCACATATTATTAGTGCGGTTGATATTaatagttaaaattaaattttgatgaaCGATAAATGGTTAAAGTTAAATTCTGTATGATTTGATATTTTTATCGAGTGTATAGGAATTGATGGATCTGGAGTATCTGACACCATGTTGAAGCTTAATTAGGTCTGAAGACCTGATAACTAGCACGAAGTCTAGATAGATCAAAGTGTAATATAATATCTGACAAGAAATCCAGTTGGGTTTACGAGACCTAACAACTGGTTGAAATTCAGTTGGATCTACGGATCTGATAACTAATGGGAAAACCTTATGGGTCAAGAGATAAGTTAAGTGACTACAAATAGTAAGTggaggtaaatcactggaggagagtgatctagtgagaATGAGTCCTGGTGGGACTATAGATGCtagtttaacttaaaatcattttataaatctaaactgagaccatgactagatcttgATCTTGGTAacacatgatctaattaataatactattttatattgtgctaattttattttacaagttatactttattttttggactaacacattttgcagggttAAAATGCATAGTATTCGAGGCACATCGGATGTGTAAGGAGGTGCCTCGGAGCTACgcagaggtgccttggaccagtgAAGGTATCTACACACAGATAAACTTCAAGGATGGAAGTTTACTGTGTGAAGACACCTTGGAGCGCGTTGGAGTTGCCTCGGagtgcattggaggcgccttatagcGCTTGGAGCCGCCCTCGCACGAAAAAAGACTGAGGGCTTCTGAGCTGATAAAGGTCGAAATTTGCAATATCAAGtttggggttgaaggcgcctcggattaGGTTGGAGGCGCCGTCAACACTCCTTAGAAGCCTTGTTCGGCCAGTAGCTTGGACACTCCGACTTCACTGTGCTATTGTCGTGCTACGAATCTACGACTTCAATCAGCAAATTTACATCAACACACGAGCATTCAACTTCAACATTTCTATGTTGGTAACaatttaattaaagttatttACTTTATTGCTAAGGCAGTGTAGATTTATTATTGGTGCTAGAAGCACTAGCTAATTAAatttgtgttttgatatttgataaatgttcaaagttaagctaggttgtgatctaacaagtttatctaagtgtataggaaagtcctaagtaatcttaggcaaagtgaaaatcctagttaaGGCTAGACACAGAAGTCGTAGTAGACTCTATGTAGTTGGAAAATCTTAGTTGTTGCTAAGTAATGTAGTCTTGGTTCGTGGGACTAGATAAAGCCTTGGAGGTCGAGGACGTTGGGCAAAAATCCTATGGTCGAGGACACTAGATAAAAATCTTGGAGGTCGCGTACACCAGGCAAGAAATCTTAGGATTGAGGATAATAGGTGAAAGCCATGAagtctcggatgctgagcaaaagtccaaatggtctggaggaccggtttgaCAAAAGATAATCTCTTCTGAGTGGAATATGTGAGGATGCATTCCTTATAGAGGGAAAATAGGTGTTGGTTTGATCTAGAGTTTCAACAAAActcaaagttagaaccggacagtcccgATACTTTATTTCTATATTATTTGTTGTGTTACCTTTGTTTTATATGGTATCTTCGTGTATTTGGACTAACGTGTTTTACAGGAGTTGAAACATATAAATTACCCTCGAGTGAACATTGCTCAAGGCATCTCAGAGTTGCTCAATGACACCTCAGATCTAGTGGAAGACACCCTGGATAGGGTGGAGGCCCCCTTGCACAGATAAGCCTTGAGGATATGGTTTTCGCTATGGGAAGGCACCCAGGAGCGCATGGAAGGCGCTCTTTAGAGGTTAAACAGTGCAGTTTGCATAGCTTATCGCAATCGATGCACAAGGGATAAAAATCacagttgaaggtgccttcaacaactTATAAAAATAGGGTTTGAGCAGAGAACAAAACATAACTTCAAGGGACGACTTCTCTCTTGCACGCTGCTCCAAAGACGACGCTATAACTCTACGACGCGACTTTGATGACCGAAAGCTCGGAACTTATaatctttagttgtcggtataatttcagtTATAACATTTAAATTATTGTACTTGTACTAATTCGAATTATTAGTAAATTGTCAAAGTAAatactcaacgagtgtgagccttggagtaggagtcgtcacaaactTCAAATGAAGtaaaaaacaaagtgttagcgtttgttttcttttttattatcttattttGCTGCATTATCTCTTTGCTCTGAGTTTTTACAAAAAATGTtaaaagccatgagcgctattcacctcacCTCTAACGCTTTCAATCGAACATCTTACACTGTCCttcttcatatttttatatttgattACTCTACTTGGAGTTTATTGTAGAGAATTTAGTGGATTGCTTATCGATAGGTCTAAGGGACCTGAGTCTTAAAGTAGAAGTCACTGAAGGCTCCATATCAAGTAACCAAATGTGTTGTATTTTTCTCatgctttcttttcttttatttcactgCGCACTCACCTTTTCTTTAAGTTTTCAAAAggataaagttttttaaatacaCGTGATTCTCCCTTTTTACGTGCTCATCGATCCTACAAGTAGTATTAGAGCGAGGTtattctgaattggtgcaaccatcaattAAGTAgggattttttaattttaagttttttattttatctgAATTGGCACAATTACCTCTTCAGATAAGTCTTTTCATTATGATTTCTCCGAATTGCTTAAAATTGATGCAACACCACTTGATCTGTATGTTCTCTTTTACCTTCTGTAGTACTTAtcgttggttgctactcggaatatcataccggtttccctatacaaaaattttgtataagtcccgAACCttccctaacaacctattgtgttatttagaaattaaatttggaatcgcaaacagaacttaacattattgattctaaattcaacttatctgtttttagagatttagacttggatcgcaaatgatgcttaacattattaatccaaatccacccatgttataaatttgattaaatatttatttcagacattgacttccaggttaaacatggcaagacactagtccttcttgggtatgggatcatccaccacttcctagacaaaacctttcaacgaaattcaatatttaatctccttacagtaaccctaggtttaaccattaagaacaatcgaatcacaagatcgaaaaacaaaagaaacacagaatcgaatcataaatccaaaACATAGAATCGTTaggctcttgtgtttggtattttaaaatcaatacaaagaaaactagtatgatgcagaacaagacaactagttatatatttctttgtagcttatagacctcacgatcttctgtcgtattcctcttcttatctcggacgtcgtgtgggtgacgatttaccgggatgagaatccacccaagcctcattcttctccttacaagtttcgaccatcaacaatctcctagagatgaagaacttcagccaccaaccaagttccaagggatgctaagaaacaaagtctcctttctctacttcttctccaagctaaatccgaccaccaaaatcgccccaagagttgatgccgccgactaccaaagaagaagaaaaggagaagaggaaggataaGGGCTGatcaccaccaaggaagagaagagaggaataatagatgtgttgttattatgaggtgaggcacctctaccctctcttttatattctttggtcttgacaaataaggaaagttttaaacataattaaaactttcttattttccttgtcaatgactaataaggaaaatttaattaaaatttcctcttaacccatcttgtggtcggcccctacaagtcctccaaataaggaaaattttaaacataaaactaaaacttcctaatttgtttccgaaaatttttaaaataaaaatttctcttttaaaaattcccttcatggttgattataaaaggaaacttttataaattaaaatttctttattaaaacatgtggatgattacaaaaaggaaagttttctctaaaattaaaatcttccttttaactacaaataaggaaagatatcaaacatttctcttaatcttttgtagaaactataaaaggaaagatttaatttaaaattctcttttaaaatcatggcttccacataaagaaagatttttttaaaattaaaatcctcttttaattttattgtggccgaccacctaagcttgggttccaagctagggccggccaccacttgacccatctagccttggtttggccgaccctagcttgggctccaggctaggcttggtcggccaccttaaagttgttggagtgtatatttaaagcctatcttttgtaaatatttatttttgaaataaaagaatcacattggtcaatatgaaCATttgtttgttaaatgtaattgttcaattaatttatatagtagacaacatggagtgtggtgtcacactcagaagatcatgttatcggttctctataaattataaacaagttgctcacgactaaaatggaaaggaacaaaccattagaatagtcgtagtgtaattaagtattagtttatcttgactaataaattacagtGATACATTTTAAGTGTATTAAgtatgatcatttaggtaagttctttttgtactgacttagtaaaagaactagaccttagttattatggaagtgtgcgctcttaatcctaatataataacaagcacatatatttaatatttatttctttgacttatcaaagggtgaggtttagctcgataaatcaatatgcccgataagttgggaaatgatattacttatagtgtgtgttgttgattatagaaggaatctgtgtcctagtcattTAAGTTGAGAATGTCTCtaagaggatctcataaggattgtcatgttaaaccctgcaggtggacttagtccgacatgacgataaagttgagtggtactactcttggagttagatattaattaaaggagttgtcagtaacttacttaattagtgggcgtttgtaatcttaaacatagagagactaacacactcatgataagaaggagcctataatgtaatttggaattggtgcggtagtacgataataactctctagtggaatgagttattatcgatgaacttgagttgtgtgttcggggcaaacacgggatactcaagctcatcggaaggccaaaacaaatttttcctctaggtccctgtcgtagcctcattatagtctcaagtccatccaaatgtaaggctcttcttggcatccaagaagggggtcagaccattgcttggtgactaagccatcctcttataggggccgaccctattgcttggtgaccaagcttgtaggggtcgaccaatattaattcaaataggagggttgttttgaatttt
This window of the Zingiber officinale cultivar Zhangliang unplaced genomic scaffold, Zo_v1.1 ctg233, whole genome shotgun sequence genome carries:
- the LOC122037103 gene encoding transcription factor bHLH48-like isoform X1, translating into MESAEAPQISGVRSGSSGTCAAEIAESLRFEEEIQSLIVHPNFEASNGSSFTALLGLSGNQAAELLHEHGLTAAASSPAGAAEMWRLRLGGDRAAGELRLPLGCSPTFPSDAAIVESAARFSVFASEESPTSSSGGGISPRLKVEQLDPDSPPSVPVLPSPKTKRSPAKRKGTCEKSKARGTAKKIKRTEEKKDPTKATATEEDTADEKLPYVHVRARRGQATDSHSLAERARREKINARMKLLQELVPGCSKITGTALVLDEIINHVQSLQRQVEFLSMRLAAVNPCIDLSFLDHILSTQCEPGAGAANGREALAWNPAPWSPDSAIAGEDVRRLLLPRQYQVWHLDLLGPQQSSMAWERDATPHHNALPFPGTGTGTSLFGYDSTNSGNLSSDSVALNSELTNPIAKRLLEFY
- the LOC122037103 gene encoding transcription factor bHLH48-like isoform X2, translating into MESAEAPQISGVRSGSSGTCAAEIAESLRFEEEIQSLIVHPNFEASNGSSFTALLGLSGNQAAELLHEHGLTAAASSPAGAAEMWRLRLGGDRAAGELRLPLGCSPTFPSDAAIVESAARFSVFASEESPTSSSGGGISPRLKVEQLDPDSPPSVPVLPSPKTKRSPAKRKGTCEKSKARGTAKKIKRTEEKKDPTKATATEEDTADEKLPYVHVRARRGQATDSHSLAERARREKINARMKLLQELVPGCSKITGTALVLDEIINHVQSLQRQVEFLSMRLAAVNPCIDLSFLDHILSTQCEPGAGAANGREALAWNPAPWSPDSAIAGEDVRRLLLPRQYQVWHLDLLGPQQSSMAWERDATPHHNALPFPGTGTGTSLFGYDSTNSVPLNASQSKTEL
- the LOC122037104 gene encoding uncharacterized protein LOC122037104 — its product is MAWPIPFLNIKKHTNQLSMYCTASELRARIEFMRPTFSPKAEGRQKKRQRLVEEIYMVRGPMGPDWNKQLWRIAGGPSLPEAIIYSAGSSAMPYGSKHFRSPRNGSRSKGGKKSLEKRIGGEIT